The sequence CTGCCGTGCAGCTGCTGGCCGCTTGCTTGagcttctcctccgccgccccgcgcgcgcgcgccgcggccatTAGTTTACTCCGcccctgccgcggccgccgcggcacaGCGCCAGCCCGCCCCACCACCCGCCTCCGCGCAGCGCGGCACCCCGTCCCCATTTTTTAAACCCCGCTTGTCTCCCTCCTCCGCCTTCCCTTCcctgcctcctccctccctcgcgcCCCTGTCCCAGCTCcgcacctccaccacctccgtGCCTCGGCGAGCGGGAGCGCGGAGTGACCGCCGGGAGCCCGGGACGCGGAGGCCTGGtagcggctgctgccgcgggagaggcggcggtggaggcttcAGAGCGCGCCTGAGTCGAGGCGCTGCTGATGAGCTGGAGGCTGGCGCCccggcacggcggcgacggtggggcGGTGGGCAGCGGAGATTCACTCGGCGGATTCACGCGGGTGCTCGCCTTGCGCCTCCGCTGATCCCGAATTTTATACTCCGAGCCGCGTCTTGCCGCTCACTTTGGCCAGAAAGGGCGACGCCTTCCTAGCAAGTACCTGCTAGTTCATaaaaggtggtggtggtggaactGTGGGAGAAGGTGGGTGTGAATATTCGCGTGTCCGGACGCGGGATTCGGATCAGGATCTCGGCGAGATGAAGGATCAGGGATCGGGCGGCGTCACGCCCAGCCCAGCGGAAGGTGAGATTTCCCTTGCTCATGTTCGCTGTACTTTGCTTGCAGTCCAATTTCTCATGGATTTAATTGCATTCATCTGAAACATTGCTGAATTCAGCATCTTGTCATGATGCATGGGCCATCACCATTAAGGTGTCTGGCAATCTCAGTTGGTCCTAGTCGTTGCCTACGGCTAATTGTAACTAATTTATTTCATGAATTTTCCTTACTCGATTTGGGATGCAATACGTGTAATAATTGGCGGCTCGGTGTCTATTTGCGAAGTGGGGGATAAGAAACCCATCAACTCGGAGCTGTGGCATGCTTGTGCCGGCCCCTTGGTGTCGTTGCCGCCCATGGGCAGCCTCGTCGTGTACTTCCCGCAGGGCCATAGTGAACAGGTGCAGGATTTATCCTTTTACTGAAGGAATGAGCTGATTCACGGAATTATTTCCTGATACATTTCTTGTTCTGGTAATTCTTTTTTAGGTTGCTGCTTCGATGCATAAGGAGCTGGACACCATCCCCAGCTACCCATCTCTGCCTTCTAAGTTGATATGCAAGCTTCTAAGTCTCACCTTACATGTATGTCAATGCTAGTTCCCCCACTTGTAGTTTAGCtgtatcttcttttttctttcctttttatgTTTTACTAATTGGGCACTTGGAACATATTTCTTGTGCAGGCAGATTCTGAAACGGATGAAGTTTATGCCCAGATGACACTTCAGCCTGTTAACAAAGTATGTGagcattatttttgaaaagttaTTTTGGTTGTTGATTTCTTCATTGGaagtgaaatattttttttttctcaatgcTACTAGTATGATCGAGACGCAATGCTGGCATCCGAACTGGGCctgaaacaaaacaaacaaccgGCAGAATTCTTTTGCAAGACGTTGACAGCAAGCGACACAAGTACACATGGGGGATTCTCAGTGCCACGCCGAGCAGCAGAGAAGATATTTCCACCACTAGTATGTAAAGTTTCTTCATAACATTGGAATTGTTTTGATGGATTTCTGAATTTATCAGATGCAATAAGTACCTCCCTTACCAGGGTAACATGTTCGATAGGACTTTACGATGCAACCACCAGCCCAAGAACTCATTGCCAAGGATCTGCACGATATTTCATGGAAATTCCGACACATTTATCGAGGTACAAAAAATTGCCaagcactcaaatagtacgtgCCCATGAACTTTGTGCTGTATACTAAATTGTTATGAAGCCATGATTCACTGTCAGAATTTCATGGATCAATCGTTTACATTTAATCCTTCACAGCTATTCACCATTTTTTTTGTCTGTGAAACTTTTCAATCAGAAGCATTCTGTACATATCACTGTTCTTTATCTTCACATGCAGGTCAACCAAAGAGGCATCTTTTGACTACTGGTTGGAGTGTCTTCGTCAGTACAAAGAGGCTTTTAGCTGGTGATTCAGTTCTCTTTATAAGGTAAATATCCTCAATTTTAGACATCGAAAAAGGTTATGTGTCACTAAACAATTACAGAAAACATGGATCCTACATTTTTTTCCAGGGATGAGAAATCTCAGCTTCTCTTAGGCATTCGTCGTGTTAGCAGACCCCAACCAGCTCTGTCATCATCAGTTTTATCGAGTGACAGCATGCACATTGGAATTCTGGCAGCCGCAGCCCATGCTGCTGCAAATAGTAGTCCATTTACTATTTTCTATAATCCAAGGTATTTTAGTTGTTAATTGTATCTTATTAGCACTTTCTGCCAATAGTCAGGCTAATGAATCATACTATTCTTTGGATAGGGCAAGCCCATCAGAATTTGTCATCCCTTTAGCAAAATACAATAAGGCTTTGTATACGCAAGTCTCCCTTGGCATGCGATTCAGAATGCTCTTTGAGACAGAGGATTCAGGGGTAAGAAGATATATGGGCACTATCACAGGCATTGGCGACTTGGATCCAATCCGGTGGAAGAATTCTCATTGGCGAAACCTTCAGGTTTGTTATTCATCTTTTTTTTACTCTGCAGTGATATTTATTTAATTCAGCTACGTCCAGTAAAAGTCAACTGTGATGCTATACATATTTTAGATAAGATTTACCTAACACTATATGGAAATGATATTCGAAGACTAGCATAAAGGATGGTAGCTTCATCTGATTTCATATATCTTTTCCACTTTAGGTTGGCTGGGATGAATCAACTGCATCTGAGAGGCGCACCCGTGTTTCAATATGGGAGATCGAACCAGTTGCTACACCATTTTATATATGCCCACCACCATTTTTCAGGCCAAAACTTCCTAAGCAGCCCGGAATGCCAGGTACAGATACTGTGATACCATGGTTTCTACCTTATGGGAAAATAATGCAATATGTGGACAGTCTCAAATTTTGTCCTTCTAATCTgtttttagctctgtttttctTTGCATTTGTTAAACCAATTGAATGTCATGTCATGTCATGTGCCACATTGTATCCTTATGTTGGAGAAGATTTATTTCCTGAATTTGTTCATACTCTTTCTTGTGTATAACCTTGACACATCAATAATCAGCAAGTGTGGGCTATTTGTTGAGCCAAAGGATGCTAGCTCAGTTGGTTAGTCactccggcggcacccctcaggtcctgagttcgactcctcatgggagcgaatttcaggctgagggtaaaaaaaatccctttgctggccccgtgtgccaaagcactggttgtAAGATggcccaggtcggcctgaggacccttacatggccTAGGCGCAGTTCCCAGGGGTTAcgtctcccagtgtcagggcggggccagggttcggggattttctcggtcggggaagccgaggcttcttcttaagctaataccggtggggcagtctttccccacccggccgagttttttttgGTGGGCTATTTGTTGATGATCCTTGATATATGTTGCATAGACATGGAAATTCCCTTTTGTGAACTTAGTTCTTCTTCCTTATGTAGAAGCTAGACCTTAACAGTGAGCAAGAATAGTGGGCCTATGTTGATCCTTCTATTGGACTTATTAATTGTTCATGCATCTATAATCTATTACTTTGCACCTTTCCATTTTTCTGAAGATATATTGTCCTTCTGTAAAATGAATCTTGCAGATGATGAGAATGAGGTTGAGAGTGCTTTCAAAAGAGCGATGCCGTGGCTTGCTGATGACTTTGCTTTGAAAGATGTCCAAAATGCATTATTTCCAGGCCTGAGCCTAGTTCAATGGATGGCCATGCAGCAAAATCCTCAGATGCTAGCAGCTGCTGCCCCTTCTGTGCAGTCTCAATACTTGACCTCTAATGCACTGGGTATGCAGGATGGGATTGGCAATGTCAATGAAGATCCAGCAAAAAGATTGAGTATGCAGGCCCAAAATATTGGCTTACCTAATTTACAGGCTGGTACAAAAATGGACCACCCTGCACTTACTTCGTTagctcaacagcagcagcagccgcaccaTGTATTGCAACAGCAGCAGGTTCAACCACTGCAGCAAAGTACTACGATTTTACAGCAACAGCAAGCCCAGCTATTGCAGCAGAATGCCATTCACTTGCAGCTGCAGCAAGAACAACTCCAACGGCAACAGTCACAGTCACCACAGCAGTTGAAGGCACCTGCATCTCTTCAGCCAATGGAGCAGCACAAGCTGAAAGAGCAACAGCCTCCAGGTGGACAAGCTGTCTCGCAAGCACAATTGTTAAACCAGATTTTGCAACCTTCATCCTCTCAGCTACAACAGATGGGTTTACCCAAATCACCTACACAACGGCCAGGGTTACCGAGTTTAACAACTATGGGTTCTTTGCCGCAACCACAATTAACTCAGAGTCCACAGCTGCAACAAACAGCAGAATACCAGCAGGCACTCCTACAAAGTCAACAGCCCCAACTACAGCAGCTATCACAATCAgaactgcagctgcagctgcttcAAAAGattcaacaacaaaatttacttTCTCAGCTGAACCCACAGCATCAGTCCCAGCTGATCCAACAATTATCTCAGAAAAGCCAGGAAATTCTCCAACAACAAGTTCTTCAACATCAGTTGGGTGGTGCTGATGCTGTGGGCCAGCTCAAGCATTTGCAACAAACACCTTTGAACCACATGATAGGATCCATGACACCCCAGCAACTTGTAAGATCACACTCAGCGCTTGTTGAGAGCGAAGAACCATCCAGCTCAACAGCTCCATCTGGCAGTCGTGTCTCTCCAATAAATTCATTGAGTAGAGCACAGCAAGGAAGCAGAAATTTACCCGAGATACCATCAACACCACACATTGAGCACCTACTTCAGGAAATTCAAAGTAAGTCAGATAATCGAATCAAGAATGATATACAAGGTAGTAAAGAAACGGTCCATGCACCTAGTCGGCATCCGGCTTCAGATCAACTTGATGCATCATCTGCGACCTCCTTTTGTTTAGATGAGAGCCCACGAGAAGGTTTTTCCTTTCCTCCAGTTTGTTTGGATAGCAATGCTCAAGTTGATCCAAGAGATAACTTTCTTATCGCGGAAAATGTGGATACATTAATGCCTGATGCCCTGTTGTCAAGAGGGATGTCTTCAGGAAAGGGTTTATGCAATCTACCTTCTGGACAAAGGGATCATAGGGATGTGGAGAACGGGCTATCCTctgctgcattcagctcccaGTCATTTGGTGTGCCTGACATGTCTTTTAAGCCTGGATGTTCAAGTGATGTAGCTGTTGCTGATGGTGGAATGGCAAGCCAAGGTTTGTGGAATAGTCAAACACAACGGATGAGAACTTTCACTAAGGTTAGTTACTTGGTAACACTTGCCTAAGAATGCATGTATTGTGCATACTTATAACCTATACATTAGGTCCATGCCCTCAACACCATAAACCAGTGTAATATTCTCTTAGAGAACATTTTTGATCCATTCATAAAACTTGATCTTCTTATGCATATTTGTTTTTTAAAATAGTAATTTGGACATTTTCCTGCAAATTAATGAGAAACTCTACCTTTATGAACTGATATGGAGGTGTTATGAATACTAGTTTAGTGTTTCGTTTGGCACAGAAAGTTGTTTTTATGACATTAAGGAATACACATATATTTGCATGCTGTGAGTTTACAGTGTTCCATAAATGGGATAAATTGCTCCCTGATGTAGGGTGCATGTAGCTAAAAACCCCAATGATGAAGGGTATGTACTAGTTGGGTTTATGATAATATTTTCAGTCTCCAACTCTTTTTTGGTCTTAGGCTGAATACAATGCTCATTTTATTTGACTAAGTTATTCCTATGTGCCAAGCTGATATATAAGGGTGCACTTGTCCAATAATTGCGCAATGACCTTCTATAACTACCTTTAACTTACGCTATATGTCCAATCATCTTGATTTGAAGGTTCAAAAGCGTGGATCTGTGGGGAGATCAATTGACATAACACGATACCGAGGTTATGAGGATCTCCGGCATGATCTCGCATGCATGTTTGGCATTCAAGGGCAGCTTGAAGATCCCTACAGAACCGATTGGAAACTGGTCTATGTTGATCATGAAAATGACATCCTGCTTGTTGGGGATGACCCCTGGGAGTAAGTTCTTCTCTTCCTTTCATATCTTTGGTGCCGTGCCATCCATAccatgatgttttttttttaaaaaaactgttCACCTTCTGATGACTTGAAAATCCTGACCTGCAGGGAGTTCGTAAGCTGCGTTAAGAGCATCAAAATATTATCATCTGCTGAAGTACAGCAAATGAGCTTGGATGGTGACCTTGGTTGCATCCCTCCACAAGCGCAAGCCTGTAGCGCCTCCGATGACGCGAATGCGTGGAGGGCCTAACGTAAATACTAATGTGCATCTTTCCATTATTTAAAGGATACTGAGTCAGGGATAAAGGATTGCAATACACGTCTAATGTTATTACGGGGTATTACTTAGACCCAACTCACTGACAGAACTGAGGGGAATACGTGGCAGAAGTTGTTGTTCAGCAAACTGCCTTGTTTCGGAGGTCCTGACGCTTTGTTCCACTGGAATCGATAATTACTCAACATAATCAGATTAGTTTTTTTAGATACTAAACTTCCTTGAAGATTGGAAGCAGCCTCTGTTTATTGGGACCTACATTCATTGTAATCCTACAAATTGTTCAATTGTCTCAGTGTACATATGTTCTGTAAACCTGTAACTGCTGGCTTTGCAACTCGCAAGGCCCATGTAATTGTTCCAGTCTGCTGTTTCCACTGCTGAAGCAGTAGAAGTTGTAttgactactccctccgttccaaatgtaggtcgttttgacttttctagattcatatattttgctatgtatctagacatatgttatattTAGGTGCATAGCAATTACTAGGAATCTAAAAaaaccaaaacgacctacattttggaacggagggagtagctctCAAGTCTTAACAGAAAACTCGGATCCAATGTTGGACGTAAGTAGTCTTATTGTTACAATCTTTTGCAGTTTATTAGATGGACATGGACCTGTATAACGCTTGAAAATTTTACTATAGAACCATGTTTGCATTTGAACTTGGTAGCCATGCAGGCAAAAGCAAAGTTACCGTGCACAGGGTGCTATGTTGATCCGAGTCCCATATCAGAACGCATTTGTGGTCTGCCCTGTTCGTCGGTTCCAAAAAAACCGTGGACCAGCCCGTACCCAACCCAGATGAACCCGTAATCCCGGTCCCCACAGCGGTTTGGAGCCGGACCGGAAGCACTGGTCTGTTGGTTTGCGGTGCCGACCCGTGAAAACAGCTGCCGCggaatccggcggcggcggctgcggtggaCGGTGGTGGCTGCGGTGGCAGGCTGctgcggaggacggcggcggcggcggcaggggacgGTTGCTGCGGCggatggcggacggcggcggctgcagcggacGACCGGCGCCTGGGACGAACATGCCGCGCGAcggcctcgctcgaggcctcgAGGTGGAGGCCGCGCTCACAGCCGAGGCAGCGTGGGAACTGAAGGAGGCTGTTGCGTCCATGGCTGCCGGGTCCTTGGACATGGATGTGGACTCACCACCGCATCTCCCCGTAGAGACCTCTGCTAACAAGGTTTCCCTTCTATCCTTCTTGTGACGTTGATTCGATTACTCTTTTCATATATGTTCCTTGTTTCCTGGATTGTATTCTGCCATGAACCCTAGCTCAGATCGAGATTAGGTTTGGTTGCAAAGAAAGGGATTGTATTCTGCTAGTTCTTGTTTCTTCGGATCTGATATACATAGCCTGAATGATTAGATTAATAAGCTTGACTCTTGAACTTACAGACCCCACAATGTCCTTTTGTGAGGAGGTGTGCATCCGTATCTTGAGTTTCCTGTTAAATGTGCCTTATAATGTATAAAAATTCATAGCAAGTTTCCTGTTTCTTATTTTCCAACTGTACATTTTGATGCACTCATTTGTGTTTCAGATAAGACAATCTCTGAACCAACTGGCTACCTTTTGTGTTTCGATATCTTTGATTCACATTTGAGACTGACTTCAGTTACCTTACTTTGTCATTTCAAACAGTGACAGTACTCTTTTAGATGCTCCTTAAAACACATTCATGCTTTCAGCTTCCTTAATTCAAGCTAAATGAAATTCTTCTGGAAAATTGGGGTTCTCTGTCAATAGTTGTATAGTGCAAGATTAACACAAGAGAAGAAAAGAGCAAAGTTGGATCGACAATCTAGGGTTTTCAAGGAGTCACAACTCACAATCTCTTAACCAACATTGATTGCTCTGTGAGTAGCTTGGATGTGGCTTGCGTCAGGATCAAGTTGGTATAAAGATCTCTGTAACACTGATCTCTTCTCATAGTAATATGTGCAGAGCAAGTTATCCAAATTATATTTATAGATTCACTTTTCTGCAAAACCGTGAGTAGCTTGAAGAAATATAATGGTCCCATATTTGGGCGCGGCCTGCAGTTTTAGTTTGCAGTCTAACTGTTCTCCAGCTTTATGAAAATATGATAGATGAAGAATGATGAGTGAGCTTAATTAATGAGTGAGCTTAATTAAAAAGGTGATCTTATGGTTGGCTTTCTTCTGAAAACATGCAACATTACTTCTGCAGAAACGGAAAAACTTGAAAGTGGAGGTTCTGTCCTGGTTTTCACCTATAAAATATATTCATTGTTTAACATTAATTGCAAATGATTCCAGCATTCTCTATTTCAGGATAACCTGGATGGTGAAGAACAATCTTTACAAGCATCTGCTGCAATGTCCTTAGAAGAAAGCAATCGCAGGATCAATAGATTAATTGCCATGCATAAGAAGTTATCAGAAGCAAATATGGCATCATTGCCATCTCAAGTCGAGAAGCGGAAGAGGTCAACTTCAGCAGTTAATGCTTCAAATATTGTACATATAAGCGAAACAGATCAAACCAGCTTTCCCACTCCGATCTCTTCAGTTCACAAGAGAAGCAAAAGAGTTGGGTCAAAAAAATCACTTGTTTGGAAGCATTTTGATACAGGATTGAGGGGACAGGATCCTATTGCAACATGCAAATATTGCGGGCAAGTATATGCTTGCGATAGATCAACTCATGGAATCAGCACACTTGCATTCAGTTGTTGGCACTGTATTATCCTTCCTTCCTGCATGTTTGTTCGTTCATTACATTGTATACTTATTGTTATTGGCATCCTGtgacttgatgatttgatgcTATTGGAGATTATTTATTTGTTATGATGTAGGTTTTATTGAGCTGCAAAATTCCTTCTTATATTTATTGTTTTTTATTAATGATAATGATAAagcttcttttctttgttaTGCTACAGATTTCAGTGAGGGATGCAAGTATGAGAGTACTATTGCTTATGCTGGTCTAAAGGCAACATCAATTTTGTTTAAGTAAATTTGTTGTGTTGGGTCCGTGCTATTGGAAATCATGAATTGAACAGCAGAGATCTCACTTATGCAAAATTAATATGCCAGTGCTAAATCAGAGTGTTttgcctagagcttggtattgTTTCAAACATGATGTTCAAAAAGTTAATACTCTTGAGTTTCTCCActtcaaaaatattttatatatgtgTATAGAAACAACAAGTTTAACTATGTAAGCCTAATAGACTCATCCGACCAGCTGGAGGACCAGCAGTGCATGCTGCGAGATTCAGCCCGTAAAACCCGTGAAACCAGCCCAACCCAACGTAGTATTTAACCATCTTTCAGCCCGTGTGAACCAACCCGCCCCGGACCAACAAATATTCATTGGGCTGGTCTGAAAACAAACCACGAACCAAAAAAACCGGCCCATGAACAGGGCGATTTGTGGTGCACGAAATAAAGAGCCTGGCTTACCAACATTTTGGCTAGGCAAAAGTTGCCAATTAGCACTTGATTTGCTACCAAGAGCTGCCAATATATCACATTTAGCTTACTaaaatggtgtcaaatttttcaCCTATATTTTAGCTTGTCAAAAGTTTGGCATACTAAAATTTGGGTACCAAACGGGTCATGTCAGCGTCCGGCCCATCTGAAGAGCAGCCCCTACAAGGTTCTAGAACCATCGGGTCCAATCGCACCACCAACCAACCGAAGCGAAACGGCTAATCGCGCGCACGGTACGGTACGCCTCCGGGGCAGCTTACCCACCCAAATCCACCAAATCCGATCGAAATTCGCAGCTCCCAATCCCCAAATCGGAGCTGGTAACCCGAGCTCGCGGGGCACCGGACCGCGGGGACTCCGGGGATAAACTGGGGCTGGGCAGCTCGGCAGCGCTTTTGCTCTGCTCTCGCATAGGTTTTATCTCCTCTCCTCTGCCCACTGCCCCCGACGTCAGGTGATCTGATTCCCTAGCTTCTCGCACACGGCAGCCGGATTCCAAAGCGCGGCCCTGCCCCAGGCTCCAGCCACGAAGGTACCCCCGCTGGGATTCTCGCTTGTTGGGTGTTGGATTTGGCGGGTTTAGGAGTGGGATTGGGGGTCAGTGTGGCGTGCTCCGATCCGATTGGGAGTCCTCGTCGGCTTGTTTTGCTGATGGGTGTGCGGATTAGGTTGTGGGTTTGGTATTGCACAAGAGGAGGGTTTGATTTGTTTGGGTTTCACCATGCGCGTGGATCGAGTGGACTCTAATTTGTTCCGGGCATGATGTGGAAGGGGCTGGTTGACTTCAGCGATTGTGCTTTATTTGTGTGGAGGATAAAATCTAGTAGACTAATTCGCGCTTGGTTATCGGATTCCCGTCATTTCTCGCGGATTTGGATGGTTGTGGCATTGACCTCGATGGATGAGGTTGAATCTTCACCAGTTTAAGCTCACCTCGTCTGTTCCATTTCGCAGGTAGTCGTCGTTCAGCGGACACACTAGAATGTCGTCGGTGCAGCTCTCCGGTGCCGGAGTCGCCGCCGTGGCCTTCACGAACAAGGGCCTAGCCTCACCGCCGTCGGCGCTCAGGGTCTGCTCGTCGAGGCGCTCTGTCCGTAGCCTAGTCGTCAGGGCTGCAACTGTTGTCGCCCCAAAGGTATGCCACCGGTGACCCGCGACAATGGATTGTGATATACACCTGATTTTTAGCAGTGCATTACATGATttgcttcatttgttttggtAGGATAGAATGTGGGATGTACTTGTGTATGGTTTGCAGCATTGAGTTCAATATGCTGTTGTATTGCAGTACACTTCGCTGAAGCCTCTGGGAGACCGGGTGCTTGTGAAGCTTGGTGCGGCCGAGGAGAAGACGGTTGGTGGCATTTTGCTTCCATCAACCGCGCAGACTAAGCCACAAGGAGGTGAGGTTGTCGCTGTTGGAGCGGGAAGGACCATCGGTGATAAGAAAATAGAGGTCGGCATACAGGTAAATTCTTGTTCCTGGTGGTATACTCTCTGTTATGAATTTTGCTGGTGAATTGTCAATGAAAAACCGATAAAAATCCTACATTTCTTGCTGTGATTAGTTCTTCTGTGTACCCGACAATTATACTATAGCACTTTGATTACATTTTTCTGCAGCGCATGTAGGCATTtttaaagtaaaaaaaaaagacaaaaatgGTCTAGTTAATGCTACAGTACCCTATAAGTTAGCTGTAGATTGCAACTACAAATAGGACACTTGCCGTCTCTTGCATTTttgttccttttttctttttaaatgcTGAAGTAGGCATCATTGTGGCTTTGTCCATCGAATTGGATCATGTTCATGATgaatttgtattgattttgaCTCTGGAGGGTGGAGGTTTCCAGTGCCCATATGACTGTTGAAAAGCTAAGGGTGACTGTTTTCATGTGTATCGAACAGTGTGCCATTAAAGTTGCGGTCATTATGTCAAATGTTACCTTTTGTTGCATGTTATACATGTACAAGCTATGAGCTACTAAAATTGAGTTAGAGCAGCCATTGGTGGTGTAGAGCAAAAGGTAGCTAATTTGTTACATGCTGCATAGACAGATACAATATGTACCTGTGACTGTCTTTGGAGATGCAAAATAGAAGATATAACTAATTCGTTGCATGATGAATATTTGTACAGTTTGTATCTGCGAGGTAGTATAACTTGAGTTAGAGTAGCCCATAGGCTAGATTAGCAATCAAGTTAGAAGCCGTCAGGTTAATCTGTTTATATATAGCTATCCCTAGTTTGTCTATCAAGTCTTGTAGATCAGCCACCCATGTTAAACTCTATCCTATTTATAGCTCATAGTGCCTCTCACAAGAAGCTCAAGCGGGTTTTAATAGCAAGGGAATTTAAGTGTTACTCTATCTTAATTGTACTAATCCGCAGGTACTAAGCAATCTGTACCTGTATAGTATGCGGTGAATTGCCCACATTTTTTCCTGGACACCTTGAAATGGCACAGCATTTCTTTTTTGTCTACGGAGATAGCATTGCCAACTATCAAACTGTGTATGGTTTGCACATTGGAATCCTCTAGATCATCACAGAATCCATACATGAACTTGATGGGTAGAATGACACTGGGTTGTAGATGAACGACACTGGATTGTAGATGAACGAGGTTCTCACATCCACATGACATCAAGCTAGAACTTCCCATAATCTTATGAGTAAGCTGAAATTTTGTTGTCATACAAATGGTGCCCAAAAAATCTGACCAATTTTGGACTAGAAAAGTGCGAAAATTTGTATTACTCTTGCACAAATTTGGTTCGGTACGTTTGGACGTTCCCACCAACCCACTATAGCATGTGGACCATGTATTGGCATTACCAATTTTTTGTTTGCCAAGCTTATCTATAGTTTGAGCCCAAATTTTTCAGCGATGCCCTAGACTTAGCAGCAGATTTGGTATATTGATCGTAGTCTAGATGTGCACCATGGTTTTTAagtcgtcgcctaggcgtccaggcggAAATCAATTCCTGGCGTCGGGGGCGCCAAGCACCTCATGCGTATGGCGTCCAGAGTCGTCGCCTAGGCGGCAATGGCGTCGATTTTT comes from Panicum virgatum strain AP13 chromosome 4K, P.virgatum_v5, whole genome shotgun sequence and encodes:
- the LOC120702910 gene encoding auxin response factor 16-like isoform X3 — translated: MQASKSHLTYSETDEVYAQMTLQPVNKYDRDAMLASELGLKQNKQPAEFFCKTLTASDTSTHGGFSVPRRAAEKIFPPLDFTMQPPAQELIAKDLHDISWKFRHIYRGQPKRHLLTTGWSVFVSTKRLLAGDSVLFIRDEKSQLLLGIRRVSRPQPALSSSVLSSDSMHIGILAAAAHAAANSSPFTIFYNPRASPSEFVIPLAKYNKALYTQVSLGMRFRMLFETEDSGVRRYMGTITGIGDLDPIRWKNSHWRNLQVGWDESTASERRTRVSIWEIEPVATPFYICPPPFFRPKLPKQPGMPDDENEVESAFKRAMPWLADDFALKDVQNALFPGLSLVQWMAMQQNPQMLAAAAPSVQSQYLTSNALGMQDGIGNVNEDPAKRLSMQAQNIGLPNLQAGTKMDHPALTSLAQQQQQPHHVLQQQQVQPLQQSTTILQQQQAQLLQQNAIHLQLQQEQLQRQQSQSPQQLKAPASLQPMEQHKLKEQQPPGGQAVSQAQLLNQILQPSSSQLQQMGLPKSPTQRPGLPSLTTMGSLPQPQLTQSPQLQQTAEYQQALLQSQQPQLQQLSQSELQLQLLQKIQQQNLLSQLNPQHQSQLIQQLSQKSQEILQQQVLQHQLGGADAVGQLKHLQQTPLNHMIGSMTPQQLVRSHSALVESEEPSSSTAPSGSRVSPINSLSRAQQGSRNLPEIPSTPHIEHLLQEIQSKSDNRIKNDIQGSKETVHAPSRHPASDQLDASSATSFCLDESPREGFSFPPVCLDSNAQVDPRDNFLIAENVDTLMPDALLSRGMSSGKGLCNLPSGQRDHRDVENGLSSAAFSSQSFGVPDMSFKPGCSSDVAVADGGMASQGLWNSQTQRMRTFTKVQKRGSVGRSIDITRYRGYEDLRHDLACMFGIQGQLEDPYRTDWKLVYVDHENDILLVGDDPWEEFVSCVKSIKILSSAEVQQMSLDGDLGCIPPQAQACSASDDANAWRA
- the LOC120702910 gene encoding auxin response factor 16-like isoform X4; the protein is MQPPAQELIAKDLHDISWKFRHIYRGQPKRHLLTTGWSVFVSTKRLLAGDSVLFIRDEKSQLLLGIRRVSRPQPALSSSVLSSDSMHIGILAAAAHAAANSSPFTIFYNPRASPSEFVIPLAKYNKALYTQVSLGMRFRMLFETEDSGVRRYMGTITGIGDLDPIRWKNSHWRNLQVGWDESTASERRTRVSIWEIEPVATPFYICPPPFFRPKLPKQPGMPDDENEVESAFKRAMPWLADDFALKDVQNALFPGLSLVQWMAMQQNPQMLAAAAPSVQSQYLTSNALGMQDGIGNVNEDPAKRLSMQAQNIGLPNLQAGTKMDHPALTSLAQQQQQPHHVLQQQQVQPLQQSTTILQQQQAQLLQQNAIHLQLQQEQLQRQQSQSPQQLKAPASLQPMEQHKLKEQQPPGGQAVSQAQLLNQILQPSSSQLQQMGLPKSPTQRPGLPSLTTMGSLPQPQLTQSPQLQQTAEYQQALLQSQQPQLQQLSQSELQLQLLQKIQQQNLLSQLNPQHQSQLIQQLSQKSQEILQQQVLQHQLGGADAVGQLKHLQQTPLNHMIGSMTPQQLVRSHSALVESEEPSSSTAPSGSRVSPINSLSRAQQGSRNLPEIPSTPHIEHLLQEIQSKSDNRIKNDIQGSKETVHAPSRHPASDQLDASSATSFCLDESPREGFSFPPVCLDSNAQVDPRDNFLIAENVDTLMPDALLSRGMSSGKGLCNLPSGQRDHRDVENGLSSAAFSSQSFGVPDMSFKPGCSSDVAVADGGMASQGLWNSQTQRMRTFTKVQKRGSVGRSIDITRYRGYEDLRHDLACMFGIQGQLEDPYRTDWKLVYVDHENDILLVGDDPWEEFVSCVKSIKILSSAEVQQMSLDGDLGCIPPQAQACSASDDANAWRA